The genome window CCCTGATCTGTCGCCTGTCGCGGCCGCACAGACGGCGCCTCGCCACGCCGGGTCCCCGTCCGGGATGTCCGTGTAGAGGCGTGTCGCGCCTGGCCTTGTCCTCGCTTACGGCAAGATCCCGGGACACTCCCTGACTTGACCGATGCGGGGAAGTCCGCCGGAAAAGCTTAGTGACCTTTCGTAAGCGTGGTGAATCCCGTCAGAGCTGTATGTCCTGATATGCGTGCTTGATCGGGTCTGGTGACCAAGATCTTGGCCAGATCATTACTGAAGTCTCACCGTTCGTGCCCCATAATCCGCCGCGCACCGCGGCGGCCGGGCAGGCCGGGCCGGGCCGTACGATGGCCTGGTGAGCCTCTACCGGGATGAGGGCGTGGTGCTGCGCACCCAGAAGCTGGGGGAGGCCGACCGCATCATCACGATCCTCACCAAGCGCACCGGGAAGGTCCGGGGCGTGGCCAAGGGCATCCGCCGGACCACCTCGCGCTTCGGCGCGCGGCTCGAGCCGTTCACCCACGTCGACCTGCAGCTCCACGCCGGCAGGTCGCTCGACGTGATCACCCAGGCGGAGACCCTGCACCCGTACGGCCAGGCGATCGTGCGCGACTACGCGCGCTACACGGCCGGGATGGCCATGCTGGAGACCGCCGACCGGCTCGCCGCCGCGGAGAAGGAGCCCGCCCTGCGGCTGTTCCTGCTCCTGGTGGGCGGGCTGCGCACGCTCGCCGAGGGGGCGCACGAGCCGCGGCTGGTGCTCGACGCGTTCCTGCTGCGCTCGCTCGCCGTCGCCGGGTACGCGCCCGCGCTCACCGCGTGCGCCCGGTGCGGCGGCGAGGCCGTCCAGGCGTTCGCGATCGCGGCGGGCGGGGCCGTCTGCGGGGCGTGCCGCCCGCCGGGGGCCGCGGTGCCCGCGCCCGGGACGCTCGAGCTGATGAACGCCCTGCTGCGTGGCGACTGGGCGACCGCGGACGGCTCCGAGCCCCGCCAGCGGAGCGAGTGCAGCGGCTTCGTCGCCCGGTACCTGCAGTGGCATCTGGAGCACGGCATCCGCTCGCTCCGCCACGTCGAACGGGACTGGCCGCTCCGGCGGGCGGAGCCGGACGCCGCACCGGCCTACGGCGCGCACGGCTGAGCCCGCACGGCGCGCGGCCGAGCGCCCGGGTGGGCTCCCGGAGGGCCGGTGCGCCGGCGGAACGGCCCGCCGGACGCCTCCCGGGCCACCCCCGAGCCCGGGGCCCGGCCCGGCGGCGCGTCCAGGGGACCCGCCGGCAGGCAATACCCTTCAGACCATGGTCCGTCCACCCGCTCCGCATCCCTCGGGGGCGAGGCCGCCCGAGATCCCCCGGGAGCTGCTGCCCCGGCACGTCGCGATCATCATGGATGGCAATGGCCGCTGGGCCAAGGCCCGCGGGCTGCCCCGCACCGAGGGCCACAAGAGAGGGGAGTACTCCCTCTTCGATGTCATCCAGGGCGCCATCGAGCTCGGCATCCCGTACCTGTCGGCGTTCGCGTTCTCCACGGAGAACTGGAAGCGCTCCCCGGAGGAGGTCCGCTTCCTCATGGGCTTCAACCGGGACGTGATCCGCCGCCGCCGCGACGAGCTCCACGAGATGGGGGTACGGGTCCGGTGGGCCGGGCGGCGGACCCGGCTCTGGCGGAGCGTCATCAAGGAGCTCGAGGACGCGGAACGGCTCACCCGGAACAACACCACGCTGACCCTGCAGTTCTGCGTGAACTACGGTGGCCGGGCCGAGATCACCGACGCCGCCGCGCGGCTCGCCCGGGACGTCGCCGCCGGGCGGGTCAACCCGGACAAGATCACCGAGAAGGTCTTCGCCCGTTACCTGGACGAGCCGGACATCCCGGATGTGGACCTGTTCATCCGGTCGTCCGGTGAGCAGCGCGTTTCGAACTTCCTGCTCTGGCAGTCCGCCTACGCGGAGATGGTCTTCCTCGACCGGCTCTGGCCCGACTTCGACCGCCGGGACCTGTGGGAGGCCTGCCGGATCTTCGCCAAGCGCGAGCGCCGGTACGGCGGGGCCGAGCCGAACGAGGTCCGCCCCGCCTCAGGCTGACCGGCGCGCGCCGCCGGGGCGCCGCGTCACGAGGCGCAGCGGCGGCGGGCCCGGTAGGCGGCGACGTGCATCCGGTTCCCGCAGGTACGGCTGTCGCAGTAGACACGGGAGCGGTTCCGGGACTCGTCGACGAACACGTTGGAGCAGCCGGGCGCCCCGCAGGTGCGCAGCCGCTCCCACTCGTCCTGCACCAGCACCTGGGCGAGGGCGATGCCGCAGTCGGCCGCGATGTGCTCGGCGAGCGACGCGCCGGGCGCGAAGTAGTGCAGGTGCAGCGGCTGCCCGTCGTGCTCGGTGAGGCTGGG of Thermobispora bispora DSM 43833 contains these proteins:
- the recO gene encoding DNA repair protein RecO; protein product: MSLYRDEGVVLRTQKLGEADRIITILTKRTGKVRGVAKGIRRTTSRFGARLEPFTHVDLQLHAGRSLDVITQAETLHPYGQAIVRDYARYTAGMAMLETADRLAAAEKEPALRLFLLLVGGLRTLAEGAHEPRLVLDAFLLRSLAVAGYAPALTACARCGGEAVQAFAIAAGGAVCGACRPPGAAVPAPGTLELMNALLRGDWATADGSEPRQRSECSGFVARYLQWHLEHGIRSLRHVERDWPLRRAEPDAAPAYGAHG
- a CDS encoding isoprenyl transferase; its protein translation is MVRPPAPHPSGARPPEIPRELLPRHVAIIMDGNGRWAKARGLPRTEGHKRGEYSLFDVIQGAIELGIPYLSAFAFSTENWKRSPEEVRFLMGFNRDVIRRRRDELHEMGVRVRWAGRRTRLWRSVIKELEDAERLTRNNTTLTLQFCVNYGGRAEITDAAARLARDVAAGRVNPDKITEKVFARYLDEPDIPDVDLFIRSSGEQRVSNFLLWQSAYAEMVFLDRLWPDFDRRDLWEACRIFAKRERRYGGAEPNEVRPASG
- a CDS encoding CGNR zinc finger domain-containing protein, with translation MPFSHDMVHALGTVVDLINTVSGDRDRLAGVEDLQDFVRRRLISGIGTVTERDLEEVRALREVFRSVFTAPDRATAVRLLNGLLARTRITPSLTEHDGQPLHLHYFAPGASLAEHIAADCGIALAQVLVQDEWERLRTCGAPGCSNVFVDESRNRSRVYCDSRTCGNRMHVAAYRARRRCAS